A genomic segment from Micropterus dolomieu isolate WLL.071019.BEF.003 ecotype Adirondacks linkage group LG03, ASM2129224v1, whole genome shotgun sequence encodes:
- the LOC123967705 gene encoding exopolyphosphatase PRUNE1-like — protein sequence MEEFLSGCRRAVKVNADQAGPGFHVVLGNEACDVDSMVCALTYAYFLSKTAQGEMLALPLLNIRQSELLLRSDNVFLLRQVALSPDLLLFRDQLDLRALQRAGRLRLTLVDHNILPSSDSDLEGAVVEVIDHHLLEREPSSSCTVTVETVGSCATLVTERIIQKSPEILDQQVAQLLYAAVVLDCVNMAPSAGKVTPKDSQFAAALESRFPSLPPRGALFQTLHNAKFDISGQSQQTVFSIHCSKWKYWYLIKLLLNKYLQYLSSGLQYFQCFPLDGVIKINFCLNIKPQHNTSQQLCSCVHEHAMRLRTASNCSVFPV from the exons ATGGAGGAGTTTCTGTCGGGCTGCCGACGGGCCGTGAAG GTGAACGCAGACCAGGCGGGTCCAGGGTTCCACGTGGTTCTGGGGAACGAAGCCTGCGATGTGGACTCCATGGTGTGTGCGCTGACCTACGCCTACTTCCTGTCCAAG actgcACAGGGTGAGATGCTCGCTCTCCCTCTGCTGAACATCCGTCagtcagagctgctgctgcgtTCGGATAACGTCTTCCTGCTGCGGCAGGTCGCTTTGTCTCCAGATCTTCTGCTGTTCAGGGACCAGCTGGACCTGCGAGCGCTGCAGCGAGCCGGCCGCCTGCGGCTGACGCTGGTCGACCACAACATCCTGCCCAG TTCAGACAGCGACCTGGAGGGGGCGGTGGTGGAAGTGATCGACCATCACCTGCTGGAGAGAgagccctcctcctcctgtactGTTACCGTGGAGACGGTCGGATCCTGCGCCACTTTGGTGACCGAACGCATCATCCAGAAATCTCCGGAAATCCTGGACCAGCAGGTCGCTCAGCTGCTCTACG CGGCGGTGGTGTTGGACTGCGTGAACATGGCGCCCTCTGCAGGCAAAGTGACTCCTAAAGACAGCCAGTTCGCTGCAGCGTTGGAGAGCCGCTTCCCCTCCCTGCCACCGAGGGGCGCTCTCTTCCAGACGCTGCACAACGCCAAGTTTGACATCTCAGGTCAGTCACAGCAAACTGTTTTCAGTATTCACTGCAGTAAGTGGAAGTACTGGTACTTGATAAAACTCTTACTGAACAAGTATTTGCAGTATTTGTCCTCAGGTCTGcagtattttcagtgtttccccttgGATGgagttattaaaataaatttctgtctgaatataaaaccccaacacaacacgTCTCAGCAActttgctcttgtgtccatgagcacgCGATGCGCCTTAGAACAGCTtcaaactgcagtgttttcccagtttaa